A single window of Gossypium arboreum isolate Shixiya-1 chromosome 13, ASM2569848v2, whole genome shotgun sequence DNA harbors:
- the LOC108461160 gene encoding transcription factor HHO6-like isoform X2: MGLVPPELSLDFRPNFVPKTITNFLRELSLIGNVSDKVSKLDAFVKGLEEEMKKIDAFKRELPLCMLLLNDAILVLKEESTQCMARNVEPVLEEFIPLKNKEEDNHSEEDGSLITTKKEEDCNNDCNNNKDKKNWMSSVQLWNIDDDYCSPDHKLDTKRNDEDPCKSRGGGGRGFMPFKANLGFAVRKEDKQEVPVHGLTLSTPGIKNLKEESSSTGSRSSCSRAVTFSATNARTSFRSAPPVGLSNHLQQHQQQQSGRKQRRCWSPELHRRFVKALQQLGGSQATPKQIRELMQVDGLTNDEVKSHLQKYRLHTRRLPATTTTSTPANQSGLVLGGGHAWMCQDQFGESSKGSSSQSGSPQGPLQLATNTGGTSTTGCESMEDDEDAKSECYSWKSHDQKPRKNNV, encoded by the exons ATGGGTTTGGTTCCACCAGAACTAAGCTTGGATTTTAGGCCAAATTTCGTACCAAAAACGATCACTAATTTTCTCAGGGAGCTTTCACTGATCGGAAATGTTTCCGATAAGGTCTCGAAACTCGATGCATTTGTGAAAGGATtggaagaagaaatgaaaaagatcgATGCTTTTAAACGTGAACTTCCTCTCTGCATGCTCCTTTTGAATGATG CGATTTTAGTATTGAAAGAGGAATCAACACAATGCATGGCAAGAAATGTTGAACCGGTTTTGGAAGAATTTATTCCATTGAAGAACAAGGAAGAAGATAATCACAGTGAAGAAGATGGTTCCTTAATCACCACCAAAAAGGAAGAAGATTGTAACAACGACTGCAATAATAATAAGGACAAGAAAAATTGGATGAGTTCAGTTCAGCTTTGGAACATTGATGATGATTATTGCTCCCCTGATCACAAATTAGATACTAAG AGAAATGATGAAGATCCATGTAAAAGCAGGGGAGGAGGAGGGAGAGGGTTTATGCCATTTAAGGCAAATTTGGGTTTTGCAGTGAGGAAAGAAGACAAACAGGAGGTACCGGTTCATGGACTAACGCTTTCAACACCCGGAATCAAGAATCTGAAGGAGGAATCCAGTTCTACAGGGTCAAGGAGCAGTTGTAGCAGAGCGGTTACTTTTTCTGCCACCAATGCTCGGACGAGTTTTCGGTCTGCACCACCGGTGGGGCTGTCGAATCACCTTCAGCAACATCAGCAGCAGCAGAGTGGTAGGAAGCAAAGGAGGTGCTGGTCGCCTGAGTTGCATCGCCGGTTCGTGAAAGCTTTGCAGCAGTTAGGAGGCTCCCAAG CCACTCCAAAGCAGATTAGGGAACTTATGCAAGTAGATGGCTTAACCAATGATGAAGTTAAGAGTCATTTGCAG AAATACCGACTACACACACGAAGACTTCCAGCTACAACAACAACAAGCACCCCTGCAAATCAATCAGGCCTTGTTTTGGGTGGTGGTCATGCATGGATGTGTCAAGATCAGTTTGGAGAATCCTCGAAAGGGAGCAGTTCGCAGTCGGGTTCCCCTCAAGGTCCTCTCCAGTTAGCCACAAACACCGGAGGGACCTCCACTACAGGGTGTGAGAGCATGGAAGATGATGAAGATGCAAAATCCGAGTGCTATAGTTGGAAAAGCCATGATCAGAAACCCAGAAAAAACAATGTATAG
- the LOC108461160 gene encoding transcription factor HHO6-like isoform X1 produces the protein MGLVPPELSLDFRPNFVPKTITNFLRELSLIGNVSDKVSKLDAFVKGLEEEMKKIDAFKRELPLCMLLLNDAILVLKEESTQCMARNVEPVLEEFIPLKNKEEDNHSEEDGSLITTKKEEDCNNDCNNNKDKKNWMSSVQLWNIDDDYCSPDHKLDTKRNDEDPCKSRGGGGRGFMPFKANLGFAVRKEDKQEVPVHGLTLSTPGIKNLKEESSSTGSRSSCSRAVTFSATNARTSFRSAPPVGLSNHLQQHQQQQSGRKQRRCWSPELHRRFVKALQQLGGSQVATPKQIRELMQVDGLTNDEVKSHLQKYRLHTRRLPATTTTSTPANQSGLVLGGGHAWMCQDQFGESSKGSSSQSGSPQGPLQLATNTGGTSTTGCESMEDDEDAKSECYSWKSHDQKPRKNNV, from the exons ATGGGTTTGGTTCCACCAGAACTAAGCTTGGATTTTAGGCCAAATTTCGTACCAAAAACGATCACTAATTTTCTCAGGGAGCTTTCACTGATCGGAAATGTTTCCGATAAGGTCTCGAAACTCGATGCATTTGTGAAAGGATtggaagaagaaatgaaaaagatcgATGCTTTTAAACGTGAACTTCCTCTCTGCATGCTCCTTTTGAATGATG CGATTTTAGTATTGAAAGAGGAATCAACACAATGCATGGCAAGAAATGTTGAACCGGTTTTGGAAGAATTTATTCCATTGAAGAACAAGGAAGAAGATAATCACAGTGAAGAAGATGGTTCCTTAATCACCACCAAAAAGGAAGAAGATTGTAACAACGACTGCAATAATAATAAGGACAAGAAAAATTGGATGAGTTCAGTTCAGCTTTGGAACATTGATGATGATTATTGCTCCCCTGATCACAAATTAGATACTAAG AGAAATGATGAAGATCCATGTAAAAGCAGGGGAGGAGGAGGGAGAGGGTTTATGCCATTTAAGGCAAATTTGGGTTTTGCAGTGAGGAAAGAAGACAAACAGGAGGTACCGGTTCATGGACTAACGCTTTCAACACCCGGAATCAAGAATCTGAAGGAGGAATCCAGTTCTACAGGGTCAAGGAGCAGTTGTAGCAGAGCGGTTACTTTTTCTGCCACCAATGCTCGGACGAGTTTTCGGTCTGCACCACCGGTGGGGCTGTCGAATCACCTTCAGCAACATCAGCAGCAGCAGAGTGGTAGGAAGCAAAGGAGGTGCTGGTCGCCTGAGTTGCATCGCCGGTTCGTGAAAGCTTTGCAGCAGTTAGGAGGCTCCCAAG TAGCCACTCCAAAGCAGATTAGGGAACTTATGCAAGTAGATGGCTTAACCAATGATGAAGTTAAGAGTCATTTGCAG AAATACCGACTACACACACGAAGACTTCCAGCTACAACAACAACAAGCACCCCTGCAAATCAATCAGGCCTTGTTTTGGGTGGTGGTCATGCATGGATGTGTCAAGATCAGTTTGGAGAATCCTCGAAAGGGAGCAGTTCGCAGTCGGGTTCCCCTCAAGGTCCTCTCCAGTTAGCCACAAACACCGGAGGGACCTCCACTACAGGGTGTGAGAGCATGGAAGATGATGAAGATGCAAAATCCGAGTGCTATAGTTGGAAAAGCCATGATCAGAAACCCAGAAAAAACAATGTATAG
- the LOC108461612 gene encoding probable N-acetyl-gamma-glutamyl-phosphate reductase, chloroplastic isoform X2, whose product MQSSEKNKKEVRIGLLGASGYTGAEIVRLLANHPYFGITLMTADRKAGQSMGSVFPHLITQDLPTMVSVKDAAFSSVDAVFCCLPHGTTQEIIKGLPCHLKIVDLSADFRLRDIAEYEEWYGQPHSASELQKEAVYGLTEISREDVKNARLVANPGCYPTSIQLPLVPLIKAKLIEHRNIIIDSKSGVSGAGRGAKEANLYSEIAEGIYSYGVTKHRHVPEIEQGLSDAAQSKINVSFTPHLMPMIRGMQSTIYVEMSQGVTIEDLYQQLRKSYEDEEFVKLLDKGVVPRTHNVRGSNYCFMNVFPDRIPGRAIIISVIDNLVKGASGQALQNLNIMLGYPENTGLLYQPLFP is encoded by the exons ATGCAATCTTCAGAAAAGAACAAAAAGGAAGTCCGCATTGGTCTCCTTGGTGCTAGTGGTTATACTGGAGCTGAG ATTGTTCGGCTCCTAGCTAACCATCCATACTTTGGTATTACATTGATGACTGCCGATAGAAAAGCTGGCCAATCTATGGGTTCAGTGTTTCCTCATTTGATAACACAA GATCTGCCAACCATGGTTTCTGTTAAGGATGCAGCCTTTTCCAGTGTGGATGCTGTGTTCTGTTGTTTGCCTCATGGAACTACACAG GAAATCATCAAAGGCCTCCCTTGCCATTTGAAGATTGTTGATCTATCTGCA GACTTTCGGCTAAGAGATATCGCTGAGTATGAGGAATGGTATGGTCAACCACATAGCGCTTCAGAATTGCAG AAAGAAGCTGTATATGGCTTGACAGAGATTTCAAGAGAGGATGTAAAAAATGCACGCCTAGTTGCTAATCCTGGTTGTTATCCAACATCAATTCAGCTTCCGCTCGTTCCCTTGATAAAG GCTAAACTCATTGAACACAGAAATATCATTATTGACTCAAAATCTGGTGTCAGTGGAGCTG GACGTGGAGCCAAAGAAGCAAATTTATACTCTGAAATAGCTGAAGGCATATATTCTTATGGTGTTACAAAACATCGACATG TTCCCGAAATTGAACAAGGACTCTCTGATGCTGCTCAGTCAAAAATAAATGTTAGTTTCACACCGCACCTAATGCCAATG ATCCGTGGAATGCAATCAACAATATACGTCGAAATGTCTCAAGGAGTTACAATTGAGGATTTATACCAGCAACTAAGAAAAAGTTACGAG gATGaagaatttgtaaaactgttagaCAAGGGAGTTGTTCCACGTACTCATAATGTTCGTGGTTCCAACTATTGTTTTATGAATGTCTTTCCTGATCGAATACCTGGAAGAGCAATAATCATATCAGTT ATCGATAATCTTGTGAAGGGAGCTTCGGGTCAAGCACTACAAAATCTTAATATAATGCTTGGTTATCCAGAAAATACAGGGCTTCTCTACCAGCCCTTGTTTCCATGA
- the LOC108461612 gene encoding probable N-acetyl-gamma-glutamyl-phosphate reductase, chloroplastic isoform X1, with amino-acid sequence MSTATFNSICFNQGYLRKGAVKISKVKNRGQRVKFYVGGASVLSTKCMQSSEKNKKEVRIGLLGASGYTGAEIVRLLANHPYFGITLMTADRKAGQSMGSVFPHLITQDLPTMVSVKDAAFSSVDAVFCCLPHGTTQEIIKGLPCHLKIVDLSADFRLRDIAEYEEWYGQPHSASELQKEAVYGLTEISREDVKNARLVANPGCYPTSIQLPLVPLIKAKLIEHRNIIIDSKSGVSGAGRGAKEANLYSEIAEGIYSYGVTKHRHVPEIEQGLSDAAQSKINVSFTPHLMPMIRGMQSTIYVEMSQGVTIEDLYQQLRKSYEDEEFVKLLDKGVVPRTHNVRGSNYCFMNVFPDRIPGRAIIISVIDNLVKGASGQALQNLNIMLGYPENTGLLYQPLFP; translated from the exons atgaGCACTGCTACTTTCAATTCAATTTGTTTCAATCAAGGTTATTTGCGGAAG GGAGCAGTGAAGATTTCAAAAGTGAAGAATAGAGGCCAAAGAGTAAAGTTTTATGTAGGAGGAGCCTCAGTATTATCGACAAAATGCATGCAATCTTCAGAAAAGAACAAAAAGGAAGTCCGCATTGGTCTCCTTGGTGCTAGTGGTTATACTGGAGCTGAG ATTGTTCGGCTCCTAGCTAACCATCCATACTTTGGTATTACATTGATGACTGCCGATAGAAAAGCTGGCCAATCTATGGGTTCAGTGTTTCCTCATTTGATAACACAA GATCTGCCAACCATGGTTTCTGTTAAGGATGCAGCCTTTTCCAGTGTGGATGCTGTGTTCTGTTGTTTGCCTCATGGAACTACACAG GAAATCATCAAAGGCCTCCCTTGCCATTTGAAGATTGTTGATCTATCTGCA GACTTTCGGCTAAGAGATATCGCTGAGTATGAGGAATGGTATGGTCAACCACATAGCGCTTCAGAATTGCAG AAAGAAGCTGTATATGGCTTGACAGAGATTTCAAGAGAGGATGTAAAAAATGCACGCCTAGTTGCTAATCCTGGTTGTTATCCAACATCAATTCAGCTTCCGCTCGTTCCCTTGATAAAG GCTAAACTCATTGAACACAGAAATATCATTATTGACTCAAAATCTGGTGTCAGTGGAGCTG GACGTGGAGCCAAAGAAGCAAATTTATACTCTGAAATAGCTGAAGGCATATATTCTTATGGTGTTACAAAACATCGACATG TTCCCGAAATTGAACAAGGACTCTCTGATGCTGCTCAGTCAAAAATAAATGTTAGTTTCACACCGCACCTAATGCCAATG ATCCGTGGAATGCAATCAACAATATACGTCGAAATGTCTCAAGGAGTTACAATTGAGGATTTATACCAGCAACTAAGAAAAAGTTACGAG gATGaagaatttgtaaaactgttagaCAAGGGAGTTGTTCCACGTACTCATAATGTTCGTGGTTCCAACTATTGTTTTATGAATGTCTTTCCTGATCGAATACCTGGAAGAGCAATAATCATATCAGTT ATCGATAATCTTGTGAAGGGAGCTTCGGGTCAAGCACTACAAAATCTTAATATAATGCTTGGTTATCCAGAAAATACAGGGCTTCTCTACCAGCCCTTGTTTCCATGA